From the Chryseobacterium fluminis genome, the window CTGGAGCAACAAGCCGGTGAAATTCGATTATGATGCCAATGCAGTAGCCGATGAAGTGTTTCAATATACCACCACAACCACCTGGGAAAATAATGCCACCAGATCCACGATCAGTTATACCGGAAATTACGGAGCCAACCAGCTGTATAAAAATACGGTCACCGATGAAGACGGAAACAAAACCATTGAATTTAAAAACGGTCAGGGCCAGGTCGTTTTAGTCAGAAAAATCAACGGAACCGAAAAAGTGGATACCTATTATGTATACAATGAGTATAATCAGCTGGCATTTGTGATCCCTCCGAAAGCAGCCGTCGCTACAGACCTCAACACTGTGATGGATGATCTCTGTTATCAGTACCGGTACGACGGCAGGGCAAGACTCGTGGAAAAGAAAGTCCCGGGAAAAGGCTGGGAACACCTGGTGTATGATAAAGCGGACCGCCTGATTTTTACGCAGGATGCTGTAATGCGTGCTGCCGGAAAGTGGCTTTTTACCAAGTATGACTCGTTTGGAAGACCCATTATTACAGGACGTGTTTCGGGAACCGACCGAAACGATATGCAGAATGTCATTGGGAATAATCTTATTCTGACCGAGCGCAGAGATGCAGCTGGCTTTACAAAAAACGGGATGCAGATCTACTATTCCAATGACAGTTTCCCGTATTTTGATACAGCACTCACGGTTACTTACTATGATACGTATCCCGCCGGTTCACCCGCTGTCACCAATGTGTTCTCACAGGAGTTTCTGACTGATAACCATTCCAATACCGTATCCACGAAAGGATTACCGGTAGCCAACTACGTTAAAAATATTGAAGACGACAGCTGGACCAAAATCTACACCTGGTATGATACCAAAGGAAGAAGTATAGGCTCAAGGAGTGAGAATCATCTGGGAGGCTATACGGTGGTAAATAATAAGCTTGATTTTGCAGGCGCTGTCCTTCAGACCTACACCTACCATGCAAGAAAAGCGGACGAAGCAGGAGTTACCGTCAGGGAACGATTTGTTTATGACAACCTGAACAGGCTGAAACAGCATTATCATCAGGTAGACAGTAACCCCGAGGAATTATTGGCAGACCATACCTATAATGAGCTTTCCCAGCTGACTAATAAAAAAGTAGGAAACAACTTACAAAGTATTGATTATGCGTATAATATCCGTGGATGGCTGACTGATATCAACAAAAATCAAATGACGGTGCCCGATTTAGGGGGTAAGTTGTTTTCCTATAAAATTAAATACACGGGCAGAGACGGAATAGAAAATCCCGGCACAGCACAGTTTGCAGGAAAAAATGTGCTTCCAAGATATAACGGGAATATTGCGGAAGTAGATTGGAGGTCTGTTGAAACACCAGGTGTAAATCCTTCTTTAACACCAAAGAGATATGGCTATGCGTATGATAAGCTCAACAGATTAACGGCCGGATATTACCAAAATCCTGACAATGCCTACAGCGCTGAAAATACAGAATCCCTGGAGTATGACCCGAATGGAAATATAACCCGGCTCTACAGGACATCGGTCATCGAAAATACGAATAGCCTGACGCCTACTACCATTGATAATCTGTCTTACACCTACCAGGGAAACAGAGCCACGACCATCAATGATAATGCGCATAACCCTAGTGGCTATGAAGGGGGCGGACGGACCATCACCTACGATTTGAATGGCAATATGAAAAGCATGCCAGATAAATATATCTCAAATATCGATTACAATTTTTTGAATCTTCCCAGTAAAATACATCGCGGAATCACGTTGGAGTATAAATATAGCGCCAATGGGGTTAAGCTTCAAAAGATAAACCCCAGAATTGAATGTGGAATTATGGATTGTTATACGGTATCGGATGTTACAGATTACCTGGACGGGTTCCAGTATTTTACCAGCACAACGAATCGTAATAACGGTGGAAGTTCTGAACTGCTTTCGTTATCATCAGCATCTTCCCGGGCAATGGAGATACAGGCATTTTCGCCTGAAGCAAAGAAGCTTCCTGTTCCATCATCCATCGGTCTGCAGTTTTTTCCGACAGCAGAGGGTTTTTATGATTACCAGAAAAAACAGTATATTTATCAGTATAAAGACCATCTTGGAAACGCGAGAATAAGTTTTACCAGAAACAGCCAGTCGCAGGCTATAGAAATCACCGATGCCAATGATTATTATCCTTTCGGGATGAATCTTCTGAAAACGGGTAGTGCAATGTTTGGGCAGAGTTCGTACAGGAATTATAAATACAATGGTAAGGAGCTACAAGAAACCGGAATGTATGATTATGGGGCAAGGTTCTATATGCCGGATATTGGACGATGGGGAGTACATGATCCATTAAGTGATGCTACTTTTCAACCATATAGTTATACAAATAACAACCCTATTTTTTATACCGACCCAACTGGAATGATTTCTTATCCAACTAACAATAATTACATTGCAAGTACTGATGTTGTTAGAAATTCCAATGGAGCCTATACTGTTGTAGGAGCCTATGATGATGGAGATACCAATATATATGTTGTTAACAACGAGAAAGAGAGAAAGAGAACAGGTGAAGTAATAGGAAAAACAATGCGTCCTTGCGATTTCTGTACGACAGATGATGAAACTGGTATTTATAAGTTTGATAAAAAAATATCTGGAGTAACCTTTAATTTAAATAACCTTACTGTTTCTGGAACTGCAAAAGATAAAAGTGGAAGAAGCGCGGAGTTAGAAGATTTAGATGCTGTAGGTCTTTTGCAATGGATTAAACAGTATTATATGGATACCATTAATGAAGATATGCCAGGAACACCATATGGCTGGCTTCAGGTATTAAGAGAATTATCGGCTAATGGTTCTATCTTGGATGTGAAAGTAAGTATGGGGTTATCTCCTTATACAGCAATCGGAAATGGTAAAAATGCCAAAGGAAAACCAATAATTACAACGCTTAGAGCAATGGGAAATATGGGATTTGGTGCAAATATGCTTTTAGCAAAACCTCCAATTGTAGGAAAGAATTTTTGGTATGGAGCTATTATGAATCAGGCAGGGCAATATAATCAGTCTCAAAATGGAGGCAACGGTTACAATAAATATTTTCCTTATTTTGGAGAACATTCTTATTCCGGAGGATATATCTATTTTGGTTATTTCAGACAATTTTATAAAAAATGAAAAAGTATTTAATTTTATTTTTTAGTCTTGCACTGTTTGTAGGATGTAAAGACAAAGATGCAGACAAAAAAGATCGTCTTTACTTAAAAGAAATACCAGTGAAAGGAAAAACCATAGAATGGTTCTATTATTCATTAATTGGCAATACAACCGCTGATTTTGTATTACTTTATGACCCGGTAAACGATAAGAATGATACTATTATAAAATCTACAAACTTAAAAGACGTTAATCTTTCTGGCAATAATATTATCTTATTGTTTTATGGAAAGCCTGAAAAATATAGTGAACCAATAACTGTAAAAAGTAATATAGCAGGATTTAATATTAAAGTAGATACAACTGCAGTATTTACAGGATATAAACGTAGAGAATCTTATCTAAAAAAGTAGATAAAAACAACCCGATTACTATGACTTACACAAATAAAGATAAAAAATTAGGGTTTTCTAGGCATATAAACCCCCGCTGCGCAAAGTCCTCGACTGTGAGCAAATAAATAAAGAATAGGCCGTTTTCACAAGTTGTGAGACGGCCTCTTTTTTACATAATCGACTGCAATTTAATTGGTTTAACAAAAGCATACAGGAGAGCGAAGACGTGTGTCTGTCGTTTTCTTATAGTTTTTGTATATCTAAATTTTAGAGCCAATATTTTTATCCAGTAATATCGGTAGATCCTACGAGATAATCCGCAGAGTCCGGGGATAGGCTGACCCAGATCAACGATCCGTCCAATTTGGGCAATGATCTGTTTGGTTATAAAATCAATTACAACCATGTCGAAGGTTTGGAGAATCCGAATACCGATTTTATGGATCTGAAAGTAAAGCCGAAATACAATGGAAACATCGCTGAAGTATCCTGGAAAACCTTAACAGAAGATAATGAGCCTTTAAAAAGGTACGGTTATGTGTATGACAATTTAAACCGTTTATCAGCTGGATTTTATCAGAAACAGGGTGCTGAGTCGGCGCGTGAATATTTTGAAAGACTGGAGTATGATCTGAATGGAAACATAAAAAGACTGCAAAGATCTGATGGACTGGTTTCAGGAAATACCGCTTTAATGATCGATAATCTTAAGTATGATTATGCAGGCAACAGGCTCACAAAAGTAACGGAAGAACAGATTGGTAACAGCAGGGGCTATCCTTATTTGACCACGCACAATACAATAGGATATGATGATAATGGAAATATGACCAGTCATTTAGACAAGGGAATTTCGGCAATCAAATATAATTACTTAAATTTACCAGAGCAGATTACCCAAATGACCTTGACCTTGACCCAATTTATGGGACAGTCTAAAATAACCCGTTATACCTACCGGGCAGACGGAGTAAAAGTGAAAAAACTCTTTGGTGACATTGAAACAGATTATCTGGATGGATTTCAATACAAGTCTACAACACCATCAGAGGAAAATGCAGGTTTGGTGACTGGTGGAATTATGGTTGAGCCTGCCCCAAATCAAACAGCAGTAATAAAATTAAGGATTATTCCTACTTCCGAAGGATATTATGATGCGCTTAACAAGCTCTATATTTATCATTATACAGACCATTTGGGAAATGTAAGATTGAGTTATGCAGATACCAACAAAGATGGTTCGATTCAGCCACGGCAATATTTTCAGAGTCTGTGTGACAATATACCATGGGATCCGTGGAATCCCCCAAGCTGCATCAGTATCTGGAAACCGGGCGAGATTGTGGAAGTTAATAATTATTATCCGTTTGGTTTACTGCATCATTATACACTGACTACTCAGAATGCGTACCAGTACAAGTACAACGGAAAGGAATTGCAGGAGACGGGGATGTATGATTATGGTGCAAGATTTTATATGCCTGATGTAGGCAGATGGTTTAGCCAAGACCCTTTGAGCGAAGAATATCGTAGATGGTCGCCATACAACTATACAATAAACAATCCAATTAGTTTTGTCGATCCTGATGGACGTGGAGTAGCAAGTACAGGTGTGAGGGACAAC encodes:
- a CDS encoding DUF6443 domain-containing protein, which gives rise to MKKILIPIGTLLLSNITYGQLSPTENYVYSKTYLDYNGNTPTKTSETVQYFDGLGRPKQIVNVKASPLGKDVVTHIEYDGFGRQTKDYLPIPQSQTLNGAIFPTPLANASASYGSEKIYAEKILENSPLDRIQQQIQVGTDWSNKPVKFDYDANAVADEVFQYTTTTTWENNATRSTISYTGNYGANQLYKNTVTDEDGNKTIEFKNGQGQVVLVRKINGTEKVDTYYVYNEYNQLAFVIPPKAAVATDLNTVMDDLCYQYRYDGRARLVEKKVPGKGWEHLVYDKADRLIFTQDAVMRAAGKWLFTKYDSFGRPIITGRVSGTDRNDMQNVIGNNLILTERRDAAGFTKNGMQIYYSNDSFPYFDTALTVTYYDTYPAGSPAVTNVFSQEFLTDNHSNTVSTKGLPVANYVKNIEDDSWTKIYTWYDTKGRSIGSRSENHLGGYTVVNNKLDFAGAVLQTYTYHARKADEAGVTVRERFVYDNLNRLKQHYHQVDSNPEELLADHTYNELSQLTNKKVGNNLQSIDYAYNIRGWLTDINKNQMTVPDLGGKLFSYKIKYTGRDGIENPGTAQFAGKNVLPRYNGNIAEVDWRSVETPGVNPSLTPKRYGYAYDKLNRLTAGYYQNPDNAYSAENTESLEYDPNGNITRLYRTSVIENTNSLTPTTIDNLSYTYQGNRATTINDNAHNPSGYEGGGRTITYDLNGNMKSMPDKYISNIDYNFLNLPSKIHRGITLEYKYSANGVKLQKINPRIECGIMDCYTVSDVTDYLDGFQYFTSTTNRNNGGSSELLSLSSASSRAMEIQAFSPEAKKLPVPSSIGLQFFPTAEGFYDYQKKQYIYQYKDHLGNARISFTRNSQSQAIEITDANDYYPFGMNLLKTGSAMFGQSSYRNYKYNGKELQETGMYDYGARFYMPDIGRWGVHDPLSDATFQPYSYTNNNPIFYTDPTGMISYPTNNNYIASTDVVRNSNGAYTVVGAYDDGDTNIYVVNNEKERKRTGEVIGKTMRPCDFCTTDDETGIYKFDKKISGVTFNLNNLTVSGTAKDKSGRSAELEDLDAVGLLQWIKQYYMDTINEDMPGTPYGWLQVLRELSANGSILDVKVSMGLSPYTAIGNGKNAKGKPIITTLRAMGNMGFGANMLLAKPPIVGKNFWYGAIMNQAGQYNQSQNGGNGYNKYFPYFGEHSYSGGYIYFGYFRQFYKK
- a CDS encoding RHS repeat-associated core domain-containing protein; this translates as MGNDLFGYKINYNHVEGLENPNTDFMDLKVKPKYNGNIAEVSWKTLTEDNEPLKRYGYVYDNLNRLSAGFYQKQGAESAREYFERLEYDLNGNIKRLQRSDGLVSGNTALMIDNLKYDYAGNRLTKVTEEQIGNSRGYPYLTTHNTIGYDDNGNMTSHLDKGISAIKYNYLNLPEQITQMTLTLTQFMGQSKITRYTYRADGVKVKKLFGDIETDYLDGFQYKSTTPSEENAGLVTGGIMVEPAPNQTAVIKLRIIPTSEGYYDALNKLYIYHYTDHLGNVRLSYADTNKDGSIQPRQYFQSLCDNIPWDPWNPPSCISIWKPGEIVEVNNYYPFGLLHHYTLTTQNAYQYKYNGKELQETGMYDYGARFYMPDVGRWFSQDPLSEEYRRWSPYNYTINNPISFVDPDGRGVASTGVRDNKDGTYTVVNAKNDGNIGVYITDEKGNYDINSSQKVAETHLPTEFMQANNITGKFEGHINATFSLNPEYNMKINGKSYKNLDGNDIKNIYVNLFKKLTKGMGWYDTLSYLRDNSGNSKKFDIKASVAGFSPESVVMLDGKLTTIRGLGNEIFGANMNVAADKSPFHQDFFYHRVMPRVGAYNQSQNKGATGYNSGWPFYGEHTFSGSYIFHGFYGRFPYRTDIKY